A single region of the Legionella oakridgensis ATCC 33761 = DSM 21215 genome encodes:
- a CDS encoding PspC domain-containing protein, which translates to MKQVSKPYKKLYRSRRERMLAGVCGGLAQYFEIDPTWMRLIFILFFSLEGPRCWLMLFYGFWCPWNLKLGIN; encoded by the coding sequence ATGAAACAGGTGTCAAAACCTTATAAAAAACTTTACCGCTCGCGGCGAGAGCGTATGTTGGCTGGCGTATGTGGTGGTCTTGCTCAATATTTTGAGATAGATCCCACCTGGATGCGATTAATTTTCATCCTGTTTTTTTCCTTGGAGGGTCCGCGTTGCTGGCTTATGTTATTTTATGGATTTTGGTGCCCTTGGAACCTGAAACTTGGCATTAATTAA